The nucleotide sequence TCATCCCGTCCACCCCCTCGGGAAAAATGGGCCCACCCAGCCGGGGGGCAACGCCCACGGGTAAGGACGCCGCCCCGACACCTGGGAAGTCGCAGCCTTCTCTTCCAAAGACACCTGCGGAGAAAAGGCAGTCAGGTGCGTTCCGACAGCTGTTCACCTCTCCTCCAGGTGGCAGGTTCGCTAGCACACCTGCCGCTGAGAGGCCGAAGCCGCCAAAGTTCCAGCTCGACGTGTCCGTCATCAGTACAAATAAAGAGGAGGACAGTCATTGCCTGGAACCTTTTGCAATGGGAGAGGCAGTAGATAAAACCTTGCAGGAGATCAAGGACACTTCGAGAGAAGCAGACACAGTAAAACCACTCCTCGAGACCGCTAACACAACAGTCCAGGACAGCAACAAGCTGCATACTAAGGATGTAAAACATTTGGAGATGGATAAAATTTGCAGGAAGATGgaggaagaaaggaagacaCTCggtgaaaagaaaactttctccTCCCCTGGAAGTGGGACAGTTGACACAATTGTTGCCTCCTCCCCCAAACTGCCTCCTCCCAGGAGGCTTCCCAGCAAAACAGATGCCTTCAGAAAACACATGGCTGATGACAACCTTAAGAAAGAGAAGGAGGATACCAGAAAACGTAAAGAAGAGAGTCATAGGAAGTCTAAGTCTGTAAGAACACCGGAAAAAAGGATAGAAAGGAAAGCTTTGGATCCTTCTGATTTCTTCCCAGACGTCTCAAGTGATGAAGATGACATCTCAGATGGTCTTGAAGATCAAGAGGAAGAAAGAGTGGAGTTACCTTCTCCTAAGAGCAAGTTTTCACTTGGGTCACCAGCAGATAGACACACTCCAAATTGTCTGCAAGAAGTGTCTTCAGTCAGGAAACAGTCTCCGAGTTCTGAAGTACCCTGGCAGCAGGAGGTGGAAGAAACTGCTATAAGAAAGCAAGTAGACATGTCAAGTGTCTTCCCAAGAGCAAAGGTGTCAGATCTGGCCACTTCTTCATCGAAACAACCTGCAAAGCAAATCAGCACCAACAGTCCTGTATCAGAAATTCATCAGAAGGATGCTAGACTGGGAGCGAACAGCTCAAATAGACAAGCTGCTGTCACTTTTGGAAAAGCAGTGCCTGGTACAGGTCAAGGTTCAAACATCAACCCCATTAATGTTGTGGACACTGCTGTGGTGGAAACAGGTAGCAGTCAACCTACCACTGCACCAAGCATAGAAGCTGCTGATAGTCACACTACCACTTTATTAAAGAAAAGACACAGTAGCGTTTGTAAGGAGGAATCAGAAACTTCCTCCATGGCATGGCACGAGCAGGATGTGGTAGCCAACACTGTGGTTATGCCAGCAGATATATCTGGATTAGAAGCACCCATGGCTGCAACAAGTCCTCCCCCTGATCAGATCACCAGCTTGGCAAACCCACCAAGTGTGGGAATGTCATCAGATGTCTCACCGTCAGTTCCAGCAAACATTCAGACACAGAGTGAAGCTGTACCACTCCCAACCCAGCCACAACATTTACTCTGTACAACAGGCAAGCCCCATGGAGGTGTTGCTTTTCCACAGCCATCCCTGCATGACCATTCAACTTTTCTTCCTCACAATATCTCATCAGAACCCTGTGTGCAAAATTCCTTCATCCCAGCACCTCTAGAAGCTAAAGTAGAAGATGTCACCATCCTAGGGTCAGCTCCCCCTATCTCGTCCGCAGATGGTATATTCCGAGTTCCTCTCCCACCTGCGAATCGTGACCCACCCCCTCAGCCCATGTCACAACCAACACCGCCAGTTTTCGTAGCAGAGAGGCCGGTCATCAAGCTGAACAAGTTCTCATATGCGGCAATCTGCGCGCTGGAGGCAAACTATGGGTACGAATGGC is from Branchiostoma floridae strain S238N-H82 unplaced genomic scaffold, Bfl_VNyyK Sc7u5tJ_1548, whole genome shotgun sequence and encodes:
- the LOC118408030 gene encoding uncharacterized protein LOC118408030, with amino-acid sequence MQKEPEQVVTSTSSLLHPSKNCPDTDLVQKEAEPKQVTKNHSPEDQGSNTLSNKSRVGCGMDLPSTKEDINVVQDIEVLQKVEMMESATVCYEQNQATVDRQRVAIKETLSQTALSQEKGGTETGECTSDEEELDTVVRHAVQGCKPKSSLCMKRDLEQEYEEGECASDGERLHVDKHGEQTSNKEHEEVKCSSSDEKGFLTLQQTVVVQASDKQTRSEEIDVAEQEPEEGECTSSDEEELDTTILLPFNTLEEKGAHNSIEMETGASFNSDTSLPRPSTPCGLRQEMTLDQFSVLDPDDLRCQSAMSIDVRLIPSTPSGKMGPPSRGATPTGKDAAPTPGKSQPSLPKTPAEKRQSGAFRQLFTSPPGGRFASTPAAERPKPPKFQLDVSVISTNKEEDSHCLEPFAMGEAVDKTLQEIKDTSREADTVKPLLETANTTVQDSNKLHTKDVKHLEMDKICRKMEEERKTLGEKKTFSSPGSGTVDTIVASSPKLPPPRRLPSKTDAFRKHMADDNLKKEKEDTRKRKEESHRKSKSVRTPEKRIERKALDPSDFFPDVSSDEDDISDGLEDQEEERVELPSPKSKFSLGSPADRHTPNCLQEVSSVRKQSPSSEVPWQQEVEETAIRKQVDMSSVFPRAKVSDLATSSSKQPAKQISTNSPVSEIHQKDARLGANSSNRQAAVTFGKAVPGTGQGSNINPINVVDTAVVETGSSQPTTAPSIEAADSHTTTLLKKRHSSVCKEESETSSMAWHEQDVVANTVVMPADISGLEAPMAATSPPPDQITSLANPPSVGMSSDVSPSVPANIQTQSEAVPLPTQPQHLLCTTGKPHGGVAFPQPSLHDHSTFLPHNISSEPCVQNSFIPAPLEAKVEDVTILGSAPPISSADGIFRVPLPPANRDPPPQPMSQPTPPVFVAERPVIKLNKFSYAAICALEANYGYEWLWPVKPQPQESLTAKQEPDFLPTGGEETKMFVTTCENNVAATHQQQPLQNHQFSSKAQILEPVVGGKSFSSIPIENQDHSRVVQTVSHGRDRTSGVVTTKMKGKTVKDLLSESRKQKGKSQQQSGFVAGREAVSANTRPKKQVQQSVPQTPLPPGTGVFLPSVSQRQGVSQVQGVSQVPGMSQVPVVSQVPGVSQVPGVSQVPGVSQVPGVSQVPGVSQVPGVSQVPGVSQRQGVSQVPGVSQVPGVSQRQGP